A window of Thalassophryne amazonica chromosome 21, fThaAma1.1, whole genome shotgun sequence contains these coding sequences:
- the mcm3 gene encoding DNA replication licensing factor MCM3 has translation MATELVDDRELREAQRDYLDFLDDDQDQGIYQGKVRNMISENKARLIVNINDLRRRNETRAAKLMNGAFEELLAFQRALKDLVASVDATYAKQTEEFFIGLEGSFGSKHVTPRTLTSRLLGSMVCVEGIITKCSLVCPKVVRSVHYCPATKKTMERKYTDMTSLEAFPSSAIYPTKDEENNPLETEFGLSSYKDHQTITVQEMPEKAPAGQLPRSVDIILDNDLVDLVKPGDRVQVVGTYRCLPGKKGGFTSGTFRTIMIACNVKQMIKEVLPSFSAADIGKIKKFSQSRSVDVFDQLARSLAPSIHGHEYIKKAILCMLLGGVEKVLENGSRIRGDINILLIGDPSVAKSQLLRYVLHTAPRAIPTTGRGSSGVGLTAAVTTDQETGERRLEAGAMVLGDRGIVCIDEFDKMSDMDRTAIHEVMEQGRVTIAKAGIHARLNARCSVLAAANPVYGRYDQYKTPMENIGLQDSLLSRFDLLFIMLDQMDPEQDREISDHVLRMHRYRDPHEQEGAAMLLGGAVDVLATEDPDSVVEEQEELQIYEKHNNLLHGSKRKREKVVSKEFMRKYIHIAKSVTPVLTEEAANHIAEEYSRLRSQEQLAADIARTSPVTARTLETLIRLSTAHAKARMSKAVELEDSEVAVELVQFAYFKKVLEKEKKRSKRERDSGSEDEEEEKTAATQSSQRATRKRGRRGSQSSEPYSPYDFSEDQDIPQIQAGTPKPATPPHEEEEPMDTTSQAADLSADRLKEFKSSLFAVFQSAHAQSVKMKTLMDDINKDLEKRFTEPEVRAALAQMQEDNQVMVADDMVFLI, from the exons ATGGCGACAGAATTGGTTGATGACCGGGAGTTGAGAGAGGCTCAGAGGGATTACCTGGACTTCCTGGACGATGAT CAAGACCAGGGAATTTAccagggcaaagtcaggaacatGATCAGTGAGAATAAAGCTCGGCTCATCGTCAACATCAATGACCTGAGGAGGCGCAACGAGACCCGGGCTGCGAA GCTGATGAATGGTGCCTTCGAGGAGCTGTTGGCGTTCCAGCGAGCACTGAAGGACCTGGTGGCCTCTGTTGATGCCACCTATGCCAAGCAGACTGAGGAGTTCTTCATCGGCCTGGAGGGCAGCTTTGGGTCCAAACACGTCACCCCACGGACCCTCACTTCTCGGCTGCTGGGCAGCATGGTGTGCGTGGAGGGCATCATCACAAAGT GCTCGCTGGTTTGTCCTAAAGTTGTGCGAAGTGTTCACTACTGTCCAGCAACCAAGAAAACGATGGAAAGAAAGTACACTGATATGACCTCTCTGGAAGCCTTTCCCTCCAGCGCCATCTACCCCACCAAG GATGAGGAGAATAACCCATTGGAGACAGAGTTTGGGTTGTCCAGCTACAAGGACCATCAGACCATCACGGTGCAGGAGATGCCAGAAAAAGCGCCTGCTGGGCAGCTGCCGCGTTCCGTGGACATCATCCTGGACAACGACCTGGTGGATCTGGTCAAACCGGGCGACAGAGTTCAGGTCGTGGGAACATACCGCTGCCTGCCTGGCAAGAAGGGCGGCTTCACGTCCGGGACGTTCAG GACCATCATGATCGCCTGCAACGTCAAACAGATGATCAAGGAGGTGTTGCCGTCCTTCTCGGCTGCAGACATTGGCAAAATCAAGAAGTTTAGTCAGTCTCGAAGTGTG GACGTGTTTGATCAGCTGGCTCGCTCCCTGGCTCCCAGCATCCACGGCCACGAGTACATCAAGAAGGCCATCCTCTGCATGCTGCTGGGCGGCGTGGAGAAGGTCCTGGAAAATGGCTCGCGCATCAGAGGAGACATCAACATCCTGCTCATCG GTGATCCATCAGTGGCAAAGTCGCAGCTGCTGCGTTACGTGTTGCACACGGCGCCCAGAGCCATCCCCACCACCGGGCGAGGCTCCTCTGGCGTCGGTCTCACCGCTGCAGTCACCACTGACCAGGAGACGG GTGAGCGCCGCCTGGAGGCCGGCGCCATGGTGTTGGGGGACCGCGGCATCGTGTGCATTGACGAATTTGACAAGATGTCCGACATGGACCGGACGGCCATCCACGAGGTGATGGAGCAGGGGCGCGTCACCATCGCCAAAGCCGGCATCCACGCCAGACTCAATGCCCGCTGCTCTGTGCTGGCAGCTGCCAATCCCGTGTATGGGAGG TATGACCAGTATAAAACTCCCATGGAGAACATTGGACTCCAGGACTCCCTGCTGTCACGTTTCGATCTCCTCTTCATCATGTTGGACCAAATGGACCCTGAACAGGACCGGGAGATCTCAGACCATGTGCTGAGGATGCACCGTTATCGGGACCCACACGAGCAGGAGGGCGCAG CCATGCTTCTGGGTGGGGCGGTGGATGTTCTCGCTACTGAGGATCCGGACTCGGTTGTGGAAGAGCAGGAGGAGCTGCAGATCTACGAGAAACACAACAACTTGCTGCACGGGAGCAAGAGAAAGAG AGAGAAGGTTGTGAGTAAAGAATTCATGAGGAAGTACATTCACATCGCCAAGTCCGTGACGCCCGTGCTTACAGAGGAGGCAGCCAATCACATCGCAGAAGAGTACTCCAGGCTGAGGAGCCAGGAGCAGCTGGCAGCCGATATCGCACGG ACCTCGCCAGTGACGGCACGCACGCTGGAGACTCTGATCCGTCTGTCCACGGCACACGCCAAGGCTCGGATGAGCAAAGCCGTGGAGCTGGAGGACTCTGAGGTCGCCGTGGAGCTCGTCCAGTTTGCCTACTTTAAAAAG GTTCTCGAGAAGGAGAAGAAACGTTCAAAGCGGGAACGAGATTCAGGATCagaggatgaagaggaggagaAGACAGCAGCCACTCAGTCTTCTCAGCGAGCTACGAGGAAGAG GGGGCGCCGTGGCTCTCAGAGCAGCGAGCCTTACAGTCCGTATGACTTCAGTGAAGACCAGGACATCCCTCAGA TTCAGGCTGGCACCCCGAAACCAGCCACCCCTCCACATGAGGAGGAGGAGCCGATGGACACCACGTCACAAGCGGCGGATCTGTCTGCAGACAG GCTGAAAGAGTTCAAGTCCTCGCTGTTCGCCGTGTTCCAGTCAGCTCACGCTCAGTCTGTAAAAATGAAGACCCTGATGGACGACATCAACAAGGACCTGGAGAAACGATTCACAGAGCCAGAGGTTCGCGCTGCTTTGGCTCAAATGCAGGAGGACAACCAGGTCATGGTGGCGGACGACATGGTCTTCCTCATCTGA